In one window of Leifsonia sp. NPDC080035 DNA:
- a CDS encoding sugar ABC transporter substrate-binding protein, translating to MLRKKFAAAAAIGTAVALTLAGCGVGGGGGSSSDKSITVLVEAGGHAELQPIADLYKKDTGTKVTFVELPYDGLYNRLNSEFTSGAVSFDVAALDSIWLPAFKDAVTPLDKLFTSDVKNDLFPALVKEANVGGVYAGMPVWTNSEILYYRKDLFDDAANKSAFKAKYGYDLVPPTTWQQYQDAAEFFTQPGKGLFGTDVKGAVETEYLATLSQTGEKTMVLNDSGSEITLGNENSLKALDFYTGLQKYAPAGSAQLDWAGAQNLFNQGKTAMMRFWAHAYRQIPKDASVYGKVGVAPMIAGPGGIAGVPGAWYLSVAKASKKQQQGLDFVKFAYEHNELSANTSLGLVARKSAFEKYQDQPGFENYKPLVETLDAQATVPRPATPKWQQIVDTVLVPMIQKSLQPGADKQALLNAAKEQVQSLVK from the coding sequence ATGCTTCGCAAGAAGTTCGCGGCAGCCGCAGCAATCGGCACCGCGGTAGCGCTCACCCTCGCCGGGTGCGGCGTCGGCGGCGGGGGCGGTTCCTCGTCGGACAAATCCATCACCGTGCTCGTCGAGGCCGGTGGCCACGCTGAGCTTCAGCCGATCGCCGACCTCTACAAGAAGGACACCGGTACCAAGGTCACCTTCGTCGAGCTCCCCTACGACGGCCTCTACAACCGTCTCAACAGCGAGTTCACCTCCGGGGCGGTTTCGTTCGATGTCGCCGCGCTCGACTCCATCTGGCTGCCCGCCTTCAAGGACGCCGTCACCCCGCTCGACAAGCTCTTCACCTCGGACGTGAAGAACGATCTCTTCCCCGCCCTGGTCAAGGAGGCGAACGTCGGCGGTGTGTATGCGGGGATGCCCGTCTGGACCAACTCGGAGATCCTCTACTACCGGAAGGACCTCTTCGACGACGCGGCGAACAAGTCGGCGTTCAAGGCCAAGTACGGCTACGACCTGGTTCCGCCGACCACCTGGCAGCAGTACCAGGATGCGGCCGAGTTCTTCACCCAGCCCGGCAAGGGGCTGTTCGGCACGGATGTGAAGGGTGCCGTCGAGACCGAGTACCTCGCGACGCTGTCGCAGACCGGCGAGAAGACGATGGTGCTCAACGACTCGGGCAGTGAGATCACTCTCGGCAATGAGAACAGCCTCAAGGCGCTCGACTTCTACACGGGCCTGCAGAAGTACGCGCCCGCTGGGTCCGCTCAGCTCGACTGGGCCGGCGCGCAGAACCTGTTCAACCAAGGCAAGACCGCCATGATGCGCTTCTGGGCGCACGCCTACCGGCAGATCCCCAAGGACGCCTCCGTCTATGGCAAGGTCGGTGTCGCCCCGATGATCGCCGGTCCCGGCGGCATCGCCGGCGTCCCTGGCGCCTGGTACCTGTCGGTGGCCAAGGCGAGCAAGAAGCAGCAGCAGGGCCTCGACTTCGTGAAGTTCGCCTACGAGCACAACGAGCTGAGCGCGAACACGTCGCTCGGGCTGGTCGCCCGCAAGTCGGCCTTCGAGAAGTACCAGGACCAGCCCGGCTTCGAGAACTACAAGCCGCTGGTGGAGACGCTGGACGCTCAGGCGACCGTCCCGCGACCTGCGACGCCGAAGTGGCAGCAGATCGTGGACACCGTCCTCGTGCCGATGATCCAGAAGTCGTTGCAGCCCGGCGCTGACAAGCAGGCGCTGCTGAACGCAGCAAAGGAGCAGGTCCAATCGCTAGTCAAGTGA
- a CDS encoding sugar ABC transporter permease, whose protein sequence is MEQRVGGRAGRPPRSPRNRSLRTADRRFAALLMLPAGLFLAIFIGWPLLQFVGDSFFKISPIAGGPREFVGFANYVTALTSSDFTNAVWRTILYTVIVVTFEFVLGLLVALLFTSLGNSSRVFRTIFLYPLMIAPIVAGLLWRFLLIDNFGIVNELLKTVGIIHSSDQIQWLSDPNIALFSVAIPDIWLTTSFITLVLFAGLQNIPGDVIEAARLDGARYTTILFRIIIPLLRPVIAVALIVRGIDAARAFDVIVIQTNGGPQQSTETLSLLIYRTMVRFGDPGLASAMGTLYLIAMLGVALFAILTIWRPGSETER, encoded by the coding sequence ATGGAGCAGCGAGTGGGCGGCCGCGCCGGCCGCCCGCCCCGCTCTCCTCGTAACCGTTCCCTCCGCACCGCCGACCGGCGGTTCGCAGCACTCCTGATGCTGCCGGCCGGACTGTTCCTCGCCATCTTCATCGGCTGGCCGCTCCTGCAGTTCGTCGGCGACAGCTTCTTCAAAATCAGCCCGATCGCGGGAGGACCCCGAGAGTTCGTCGGGTTCGCCAACTACGTCACGGCGCTGACCAGCTCCGACTTCACCAACGCCGTGTGGCGGACCATCCTCTACACGGTCATCGTGGTCACCTTCGAGTTCGTCCTCGGACTGCTGGTGGCGCTCCTCTTCACCTCGCTCGGCAACTCCTCGCGGGTGTTCCGCACCATCTTCCTCTACCCGCTGATGATCGCCCCGATCGTCGCCGGTCTGCTCTGGCGGTTCCTGCTCATCGACAACTTCGGCATCGTCAACGAGTTGCTGAAGACGGTGGGGATCATCCACTCCAGCGACCAGATCCAGTGGCTGAGCGACCCGAACATCGCGCTGTTCTCCGTCGCGATCCCCGACATCTGGCTCACCACCTCGTTCATCACGCTGGTGCTGTTCGCCGGGCTGCAGAACATTCCCGGGGATGTGATCGAGGCGGCGCGGCTCGACGGCGCCCGGTACACCACGATCCTCTTCCGCATCATCATCCCGTTGCTCCGGCCGGTGATCGCCGTCGCCCTGATCGTCCGTGGTATCGACGCGGCCCGCGCTTTCGACGTCATCGTCATCCAGACCAACGGCGGACCGCAGCAGAGCACCGAGACGCTGTCCCTGCTGATCTACCGGACGATGGTCCGCTTCGGCGACCCCGGCCTCGCCAGCGCAATGGGAACCCTTTACCTGATCGCGATGCTCGGCGTCGCCCTCTTCGCGATCCTCACCATCTGGCGACCGGGAAGCGAGACGGAGCGATGA